The DNA sequence ACGAGGAAGTAGTCAAACAGAAGGAACAATTACTAAAAGACTTAACAAGGCTCTTGAAAATCGAGAGTACGAAAGATCTATCATCCTCCTCAGAGGGACAACCGATGGGGAAAAATATCGCCGAAGCATTAGATTTAATGTTAACATTATCAACACAACATGGCCTTCATACAGAAAATAATGAAGGGTTTTATGGCTATGCCGAATTAAAGAACTCGGATAACGATGATTATATCGCTATACTTGGACATTTAGATGTTGTCCCTGCAACTGGTGATTGGACTTCTCCACCTTTCGAGCCAACAATTAGAGACGGTAAACTATTTGCTAGAGGGGCAATCGACGATAAAGGTCCGACAATGGCCGCTTTTTATGCCTTAAAGATGTTAAAAGAGCTTAAAATGCCCATGAAACGAAACGTCCGTATCATCTTTGGAACAGATGAAGAAAGTGGGATGAGTTGCTTAAAGAAATACCGTGAAATCGAGCATTCTCCAGTTGCTGGCTTTGCACCTGATGCGACATTCCCAATCATTCATGCTGAAAAAGGCCAAATAAACGCAAGGTGTAACCTGAATTTTGATAACGAAACTGAAAGTATGACATCAAATGACACACTCATTTCTTTTCAAGCTGGTACGAGACCAAACATGGTCCCTGAATCAGCCACTGCTGTTATTAAAGATCACGATCAAGCTATCGAACAACAATTTATTCATTTTTTAGAAAAGCATCAGCTAGAAGGAGAGTACTTTCATCATAGTGGTAACATAACGCTCAACTTAAAAGGCCTTTCTTCTCATAGTATGGAACCACATAAAGGCATTAACGCTGGTATGTATTTAGCACAGTTTCTCACTACTTTGTCCTTAAACAAAAAAGCAAAGGCCTATCTTTCATTCGTTAACTTATTTTTTGAAGATCATTTTGGAAAAAATATTAATATTGATCATGAGGATGATATAACTGGACCATTAACTATAAACCCTGCGATTTTTAGTTTCGAAGAGGGATCGAGTTGTTTTGTACATTTAAATATTCGATACCCTGTATCAGCAAATTTTGATGCAATTGAGCAAAAGCTTTATACGTTACTTGAAAAATACCATTTTTCATTCGGAGACATTCGAAATAAAAATCCTCATCACGTTGATAAAAATACAGCTATGATAAAGTACTTACAAAAGGCTTATGAAGAAGAAACGAGTGAGGAAGCTACCCTACTTTCTAGTGGAGGTAATACGTATGCAAGCCTATTGCCAAACTGTGTTGCATATGGTGCTGTTTTTCCTGGTAAGGTGATGACTGCCCATCAAAAAAATGAGTATATAGAAATTGAAGATCTATTAAAAGCTACGGCAATTTATGCAAGAGCAATATCTTACTTAGCAAATATCGAATAAGAAAAACAGTTCACATCTCTTGCTGTGAACTGTTTTTCCTTCTTCTATTAATATGAGTACAATTCTTTTCTATTTATTCTGATTGCACATATTCTTCCCTAATAACGGCTTTTTGCCACTCTAATTGTTCAGTATTACCTTTATCATCAGATTGTATTTGAAGTTTCATGTTCTCATCTAACGCGGTATCGTTTCTTTTCAAAGTACTTCCCTCCGTTTTTTTATGGGATTTTAACAATTCTCCATGTTGATTTAGTTTTACATCTAAAAATTGACTAATTTCTAGCAACAGTGGGTCATTCATCGTACCTAATCGTTCCTTCGCTTTGTACATTAGCTTCTTTAGAAACACAATATCCCGACTGATACAATATAAAGAATTATTTTTGTCCAAGCCCAAACTACATTACCCCCTTTAATAATAGGAGAATATTCGGTAACTGGCTGGCTTCTTCTAGATGAAGGAAGCCCCTATAGCTTTGCGTCACCAACTTTCGATGGTTTTGCCGTTTCGTATTACTTGTAATTTGGAATTGACCCATAAAATAATAAGAAGAAGGTCTTAGTTCATTATACACAATTATCTAAATATTCCGCAATATAGTGTGTGACTTTTTTTATTAACTAAATCTTTCTTTTTGATAACTCCTCCGTTATGTATAACAATTCAGATTTAATTTCCGCCGCTCTTTCAAACTCAAAAGCATTTCTAGCAAACTTTAGTTCCTCTACTAAAAGGTTATAACGTACTTTTAAGTCTTCATTTGTTTTCTCTGATAGATGAATCATTTTTTTTAAGCTTGGGTCTACTTTATACATCTCTATTCCCCTCTCCATCTACTTTAACAGCATCTCATGCATCATCTTTTCTAATTGCTTATATCTTCCATATTCGACAAACATTGACCGAATCCTTCAATAACTTGCTTTTTGTTATATTATTAAAACATACAAACTCTAGCCAACGTTTAAAATGTTTGTCAACAAAAAAGGGAACAGACTAATGACATAAATACATTACTCTGTTCCCCAGTATAATTTTAGCTTTGTTATTTATTCGCAGCTTTACATACGTCACATGTTACATTCGCACCACTTATCGAATATGTTGAGATACAGCTAGGACACATCCATTTACCACATGACTTGCATTTTCCCCCACTCGTAGATCTGGAAGCGCTATCAAAATTCATCGTTTCACAGCAAACAACACAGCTCCCCAAATTCACGTCACACCCCCCCTTTCATAAATAAATTAACGAGATCGATTTACTGACCTCTTACCCCTACTAATATTATAACAGGGAAAACGGTTGAACATGTTAAATTCACTGAAATTTCAGTTAAATAATCTTTGAAAATTTGTGAATCATTGAACATACACGTGTTAACATTGTATACAACATGTGCACCAGTTAAACTATTATTCATTATTTTTTTCAGCTGGACTTGCTTCAACTGCAATTTCATATGCTTCTAATATTGCTTCCCGCTCGGTTGGGTCGGTTATTCCTACAAGATATTGAGCGTGGGTATCCTCTTCAATACGCATGAGAAGTGCCTCATAATCACCAGTAATGAGAGCATAAGATTGCCCATCCATCTCAAACAGTGCTTCCACGTTAAAGTCTTTGTGATTTCCCTTATCATCCTCTATTGTAATTTGATCCCGTATATTTTCAAAATCCATGGACTTGCCTCCTTATAATTAGTTAAACTTATCATTTCCTAACAGGTTAAGAATATTGCAAACGAAGTAAACAATTGACTGTTTCGGTAATTGTTATATAAATATTTCCACGATATGGAACGGACATGTTATGATAATCTGTACAAACTATAAAAAAAAGAAAGAGTGAAATACATGCGTTATTTTAAACCTGACTTTTTATTTGAGCATTTTTCTGGCATTACTATCAAATGGCTAAAAGAAAACAACATTACTCATATTTTTTCAGATTTAGATAGCACATTAGCTGCTCATGATCAACATGGTACAAAAGAGTTTGAAGCATGGCTTTCTCAACTAAGAGAAAATAACGTTCAACTTGTTATCCTTTCTAACAATAATCAAAGCCGAGTTGATATTTTTACTGAACCTTATAGAATCGTCGGATATGGAAAAGCAAATAAACCTGCTACAAGTAAAATACAACGTATTATGGATGAAGTAGGTGCTAAATCGGAAACGAGTTTATTTTTAGGAGATCAATTGTTTACAGATGTTTGGTGTGGAAAACGATTAAAGATGATAACAGCACTTGTCCATCCAATAGAACCGGAGCATGAGCCATGGAACGTATCTTTAAAACGAAAAGCAGAATCGGTCATTCGCCGTGGTTGGTGATTATTTTACATTAAGAAAGACGCAACAGGACAATAATTCATGCAGGTAGAACATCCGCTACACTACTATATTAAATCGACGTAAATGAACTTCATACATTAATGAAGGTGTACTCCAAAGGTATAAATCAACCTTTGGAGTACACCTCTTGTTTAATTTAATGGGACATAACCTGTCTCCTCAATAATATATTGACCTTGATCCGAAAGAATCCAATCAATAAGCTTTGCTACATTTGGGTTTTCAGTCCCCGCAGTGATCGCATAAAACTCCGAGGCAATAGGGTAACTGCCATTTCGTATTGATTCTTTATCAGGATAAACACCTTCAACAGCTAAATGACGTATTTGTTTGTTTTGAACCATTTCTGTTGAAAAATATCTAAAAGAGTATCCAATTGCATTACGATAATTTCGATAGCTTGATGTTTCCGTTATAATACCTCCCATACCTGAAACGATATCCTCGGTTGGTGGAGCCATTAATGGGATGTCTCCCATCAAGTTTTCTAATGCAGTTTGACTACCACTATCAGCAGGCCTTTGAAACGCTCGAATGTCATGATTATTTCCTCCTAGTTCGCTCCAATTAGTAATATCTCCTGAATATATTCCCTGAATTTCTTCAATCGAAATATCTTCTACATTATTTCTAGCGTTAACAAAAAAAACAAAGGCTTCTCTTCCAATTGGTGTTAGCTCCAATTCTACCCCTAATCGCTCTGCTGCGTTCAGTTGACCTTGCGATGGGCCAGCTGCAAAAATGATATCTGCATCACCATTAAATAAACTTCTATATGCTTCACCAGTTTGATTAGACATTACCTCACTATCATAAGGAGGGTAATCTTTTTCCGGATAAGTCGCTTGTGCAAAAGCAGCATACACAGGATACAATGCTGTTGCCCCATCTAGTACGGGCAAATCGCCTTCAAGCTGGAGTGTAGCCGGTTCATCTAATGTGATAACTTTACTTTCTTCCCTAAAGGGAACATATTCCCACAAATTAAAGTCCTGTTCGCTTACTTTTCCGATATTGTTATAATAAACTTCTCTAACCTGAAAAGTAACCGTGATCACTAAGCATAAACTAAGGAAACTAGTTAAGGCTATTTTGATTTTTTTTCGTGAAAAAAGCTGGAATATATGCGCGATAAAGAAAAGTAAAAGACCTAACGCTATAATTGGTACTATATACAAATAAAATCGAAACCCCATTAACAAAGCAAAAACAGTAATAATAACTGTAGCAAAAGAAAGTCCAATAGCTACACCGATAATACTGAAAATTTTAAGAGTCATGCTTGATTTCATGTTATATTTCTCCCTCACAATAATATATGAAATATTTGGTAACTAACTATCTATTCGACTTTTTACTACGATTACCTCTATATTTTTCTACATTTTATATGAAATTTCACTTATGAAAGAGGAACAAAAAAATACTTTAACCGACTTTTCCAGTTGGTTAAAGTATTTTCTGACAAAAAGTATGAATTAATTACTCTCCTCCACCAAACTCATCACCGCTACCGCCTTTATTAATATCTACATAATCTTTATCCATCATTTTATCATGCTCGTTCATCCCTTGCTCTGGCTTCATAAATTTACTAAAAGCATATGCCTCATTAAAATTGTCTCTATATCTGGAGTTCAAAAATGCGAGTAATGTTAAACCAGTCAAAAAAATTAATAATTTAACGCTTCTCACCCCATTTAAAATGATCTTTTATACTCTTATATTCAAAATAATAGAACATATGAATAATACATGCTTTATATTTAATGCTATTTGTCATGAGATAAAAACATTTGCGTATAAATGAATAAGAAAAACGAATACTTAACCTCTGCTAAATATTCGTTTTCAAAAAATGACGAGGAGATTTCCATGGCACACTATATTCAAAAATACTTTCTTCAGCCGCAAGAGAGCAATATCATTGTCGTACCTAAAGATGCTAAGTTATTGTCTGCTCATAATTTAAAGGGTGAGGTCGTCATTTACGCACTCATTAATTCCACGCTACCGCCAACGATACGTTATGATATTCGCGTATATGGAGTAAGACATATTATTCCAATTGACTTATCTCATTATACTTATTTAAATACTGTCCGAATGCTTGAAGCGAGTGTTGTTTTCCATGTATTTTTTCGAAGAATCTCATAATATTTGTATGTTTAAGCTTGAGCTGTAATTGGATGATAGACCTTTTCCGGATAAAGACTTTCACTCTTCGCTTTTACAAATAAAACACTACTCTCATCTTTTACTACCGTACTTTTTAGTGAAGACGAGAAAAAGTCAGGTGTAAAATGAAAAATAACTCTTTTAGTTTGTTCACTTGCGATTTTGCTTAAAATAGATAATACATCGACCTTATATTTACTTACGATATCAAACACTTCTAGTTCACTTCCCGAATGGTGATAGATGATAATGACATCTTCTTCAACTAAATAATAAATATCGTTTGGGAATACGTTTAAGCAATAAAACATAAATATTCCTTCTGTATGAAGAGTACCAAAACGCTCAGATATCATAGTCCGATTTGTTGCTAATGAATATAGATGAGCTAGTTCCGTTTTGCTTCCTCCTAATTTTTTTATCTCCACGTATTCTATGTTTTTCACACAAAAATCCATACTATATTGATATTGATCTACTCTCTTAAATCCAAATCTCGGATAAAAATCAAGCACTGACTTATTAGCAAATAAATAAAATATATCCACAAAGTGTTCGTGTTCGTTTATAACCTTTTTTACAAGCTCTGAAGCTAGACCTCTATTTCTATATAAAGGGTCTGTCATCACTGTACCAAGCTGCACAGCTTTCATTTTTTTACCACTTATTATTAGCTCGAGAGTATTCATAGAGACATTTGCGACAACTCTTCCTTCGTCCACATAAGAGACCGGTATGTAGCTGCTTGTCCAAAATCCATATTCATACCAGCTTTCGAATTTTATACCAAATGTTTCATAAGCAAGTTCAAAAAAACTAGCTCTCAATTTATCGTCAAATTTATAGTCTGTAATTATTTCCACTAGTTTTTCGCCCTTTCGTTAAATAAGAGAATTTATAAAATCTACTACAGCACTAAGCGTAGTATCTGCGACTCCACTTAGACGTCTACTCTTAAAGTGCCAATCACCACTTCGAGTCAAACTCTTGTCTAGCATAACAGTTATTTCGATGCCTAATGAGATATTTCCTCTTTCTAAACGAAAAAACACTTTTAAGTGTATTGTTAGTGAATATAGTAATAACCTTTGTATTTCTCTTTTCAGATGCTAAATAATATCGTACAATATAGAGCAGATGTATGGAAGAGGTGAAGGCTGATGCCAAACGATCTATTTATGTGGATAATCGTCCTATGGTCTATTTTTTTGGCAGGAACGGTTGGTATCGGAGGATTCTTTATGTTTCGTAAGTTTTTAAAAAGAATGCCCAAGCAAGATGGAAAATCTATTCTTGATTGGCAAGAGCATTATATCAATGAAACGAGACATTTATGGTCTGAAGATCAAAAAGAATTTTTAAATGAATTAGTAGAACCTGTACCCGAACTATTTCGCGACATTGCGAAGGGAACAATTGCTGGTAAAATCGGAGAATTAGCTTTAAAGGAAAACGTAGACAGCATGACTGATGATATTATTATAAAAGGTTACATATCGGCTACTCCGAAAAGAGATCATAAGTTTCTTGTGAAAAAACTGAAGGAAAAAAATATAGACATCAAACAATATGAAAGTTATTTCCAAAAAAATTAAAGCCGAATATTAGTAAAAGAGGGCTAAGTGGCTTCACTCGCCACACATTGCATAAAGGAAGACTCAGTAGGTATAATGATCCTATTGAGCCTTCCTTTTTCTTACGTACAGTTTTCTTATTTGTATTAGGTTCGAATCCCAAAATTTATTTTGGGAAACCATTGTTATTCATATTGCTTATGAGACAACATCATATCCTTGATCGTCAATTTCTGACTTCAACTTATCTAATGACACTTTACTATCTTCAAATTGAACTGTAACATTATTTTCTTCTAAGTTAACCTCAGCCGAAACAACACCATCAACGCTTTTAAGTGCTCCTTCTACAGCTGATTTACAATGCCCACATGTCATACCATTAACTTGAATAACTTCTTTTTTCATTCTATTCACTCCTTAATATGCTCTTCATGTTTTATGAAATATTTATCCTTACATCTTTACGCGCTTTAAACGCAAAGCATTGGATACAACTGATACAGAACTAAATGCCATTGCAGCCCCAGCAATCCATGGTGCTAGTAGCCCAAACGCTGCTATCGGAAGTCCTACTGAGTTATATATAAATGCCCAAAATAAATTTTGCTTTATATTTCTCATTGTCAGACGACTCAGACGAATCGCTTGTGGAATAGAACGTAAATCTCCACGCATAAGCGTAATATCTGAAGCTTCCATCGCTATATCAGTCCCAGTTCCAATTGCCATACCGATATCAGCCGTTGCTAATGCAGGAGCATCATTTATACCATCTCCAACCATAATCACTTTCTTCCCTAATTTCTGCAATGCTTTCACTTTTTCTGCTTTATCTTCAGGTAGTATTTCTGAGAAAATGTCATCGATTTCCACTTGTGCTGCAATAGCTTTCGCAGTACGTTCATTGTCACCTGTTAACATAATAATTTGATATCCCATTCTCTTTAGATGCCTAACCGCTTCTAACGATGTTTCCTTCACTTGATCTGCTACTGCAACGATACCAGCGATTTTATTATCTATACTTATTAGCATCGCTGTTTTTCCTTCTGACTCTAAGTCTCTTAATGTTTGCTCCTGTTCAGACACATCAATGTCGTGTTTATGCATTAATTTTCTCGTACCAATAAATATGACACTGTCATCATATTCTGCACGTAGTCCATGTCCTGGTATCGCTTCAAAGTTTGCAACAGGTCGAAGCTCTAATTTTCTCTCTTTAGCTTCCCTTACAATCGATTCTCCTAACGGGTGTTCAGAATGTGCTTCTACAGAAGCAGCCAATGCTAATAAGCTATTCACTTCCCAATCATCATTTGCTATAACATTAGTAACTTCTGGTTCACCCTTCGTTATTGTACCAGTTTTATCAAGAACGATTGTATCTGTTTTATGTGCTTTTTCTAAATGCTCTCCACCTTTAAAAAGAATCCCGTTTTCTGCCCCTTTACCAGTACCAACCATGATAGATGTCGGAGTAGCTAGTCCTAGTGCACAAGGACAAGCGATTACTAAAACTGCAGTAAAGTTAATAAGCGCATCTTGGAAAGTCGCTCCTGCAAAAAAGTACCAGCCTACAAATGAAATAACGGCAATCACAACTGCTGCTGGAACAAAGTAGCCAGATATAATATCGACCATCCGCTGAATGGGTGCTTTCGACCCTTGTGCTTCTTCTACAACTTTAATAATTTGTGATAAGGTGGTTTCTTTTCCTACCTTGGTTGCCTTAAAGGTAAACGTACCATGTTTATTTACAGTTGCACCAATGACACCATCACCCGTTTTTTTATCAATTGGTATACTTTCACCAGTAAGCATTGATTCATCAACAGTAGAATGTCCTTCTATAACCATACCGTCAACTGGGATTTTTTCACCAGGTCTAACCCTTACATGGTCGTCTAGTTGCACTTCCTCGATAGGAATTTGGACTTCTTGACCATTTTGTATTACCGTTGCGAGCTTAGGCTGTAAGCCGATTAGCTTTTTTATCGCTTCGGAAGTTCTTCCTTTAGCCCTTGCTTCAAGAAGCTTTCCAAGTAATACTAACGTAATAATAATCGCACTCGTTTCAAAGAACAAATAAACTTCTCCAACTAACACTAGGTAAACCGAATAAACATAGGCAGCTGTAGTTCCCATTGCCACGAGTACATCCATATTTGCGCTTTTTCCACGAAGAGACTTATATGCTCCTCGATAAAATTGCCACCCTGCGTAAAATTGTACAGGTGTTGCCAATGCCCACTGTAAATATCCATTCATTAACCAATGGGGTAAAAGCATTTCTTCAGGATAAAAGTGGTCGACCATCGTTATAAATAAAGGAAGCGATAAGATCATCGAAAATATGAATAAAAATTTCTGCTTCCGAATTGACTTATCCTTTGGATCTTCCTTTTCTTGTACTGCCTCATGCCGCTTCGCCTTAAACCCTAGCTTTTCAATTCTTTCAACGATAGACGATTCATTTGTAACACCCGGAGTATAAGATATTGTTCCTCTTTCCATCGCTAAGTTTACATTTGCTACCGTCACACCTTCATGTTTGTTCAATACTTTTTCTATTCTCGCTGAACAGGCCGCACAGGTCATGCCTGATATATCTAAGTCAAGCTTTTCTTCCTTCACACCATATCCTAGTTTTTCAATCTTTTCGACTATCTCATTTGGACTAGTAGTATCTTCCTCGTACTCAACTGTTGCCTTCTCCATTGCTAAGTTTACAGATGCTGTTACACCTGTTTGTTTATTTAATACCTTCTCTATTCTAGAAGAACACGCAGCACATGTCATACCCTCAATCGGTATTTGTAAACGTTTCGTGCTCATATTATGTCACGACCTTTCTTATTTAGAGAATTGCTGTATTACCTTCATTAGTTCATTGATCGCTTCGTCACCTTCACCATTTGCAACAGCATGAGAAACACATCCGCGTGTATGATCCTCTAATAAATGGTAGCCAACTTTTTTTAAGGCAGCATTAATTGCGGATAGCTGAACTAGTATATCAACACAATAGCGGTCTTCCTCTATCATCCTTTGAATTCCACGCACTTGTCCCTCGACTCTTTTCAACCGCTGCATGAGCGCTTTTTTTTCATCTTCCGTACGCATAGCACCAGGCTTGTTATTTTCAATTAAAGGAATGTTTAATTTATCATCCATCATTGTAGTCACCTCATTCATTCATATTCCATCGTGATCCATCACACACTTAATACTATACCCCCGCTACGTATAATAGTCAACTAACTTAAACTATATGATTTCTCTGATTATGTACATGCATATTAAAAGTTGACTCAAACAACCTTTTGAGTCAACTTTTTAGAATATACAAGCACTATTTTTTGCTTAGCCACTCTTTTATATGAGGATGCTTTTCAATAGATGAGTTTATCGCATCATTTCCAGACGTAGTAATGACCTCATAATAACTCTCGACATCTTCTAGTCCTCTGACTTTGGCGACAAGCTGTTTATTAAACGGAGTAATGATTATTTCTTCAATTGTTTTGTTTTGTATATCATAGAGATGATATATAGAATCGGTTTTTGCCTTACCTAATTCCTTCACCAACTGTTGATCATCTACCTTATGCTCTTCTACAATCCATACACCGTCTGCTGAAGTTTGTTTTTCCTCTACAGATGGCTGTACATGATAAATATTTTGTAGTAGCTTAATTACTTCAGAAAAACCGATGAAAAGCATACCAATAATGAAACCAATAACCCACGTTTCTATTAATACATATAGTGATGAACTATTATCAAAGAAGCTAGCATGGTTAGCTAAAATAAGACCTGCAATGAAAAAAAATCCTATTATAAATATCCCAATATAAAATAAAGTGACTCCAATTATATTTTTCTCTCTTATGTATTGCATCTCTGTTCTCCTCTCATTTTTTTATAAAGAGTATTTCTATATTTAAAGATGTAATCCCTTTAAAATTAAAAGAAGAAATGTGTATGAATCTCTATCTAATACATGATCGTATAAAGCTGCAATAAAAATTGGCTAAAGAAAGTGACTAATCTTATCTATAGCAATTCCTGGCAATAGCTCCACTCTCCGTGCGCCCACTCTAAAATCTATTTGTTGTAGCGGTTCCATACAACGAAAGATTG is a window from the Evansella cellulosilytica DSM 2522 genome containing:
- a CDS encoding PstS family phosphate ABC transporter substrate-binding protein — its product is MKSSMTLKIFSIIGVAIGLSFATVIITVFALLMGFRFYLYIVPIIALGLLLFFIAHIFQLFSRKKIKIALTSFLSLCLVITVTFQVREVYYNNIGKVSEQDFNLWEYVPFREESKVITLDEPATLQLEGDLPVLDGATALYPVYAAFAQATYPEKDYPPYDSEVMSNQTGEAYRSLFNGDADIIFAAGPSQGQLNAAERLGVELELTPIGREAFVFFVNARNNVEDISIEEIQGIYSGDITNWSELGGNNHDIRAFQRPADSGSQTALENLMGDIPLMAPPTEDIVSGMGGIITETSSYRNYRNAIGYSFRYFSTEMVQNKQIRHLAVEGVYPDKESIRNGSYPIASEFYAITAGTENPNVAKLIDWILSDQGQYIIEETGYVPLN
- the pepV gene encoding dipeptidase PepV, translating into MNFYEEVVKQKEQLLKDLTRLLKIESTKDLSSSSEGQPMGKNIAEALDLMLTLSTQHGLHTENNEGFYGYAELKNSDNDDYIAILGHLDVVPATGDWTSPPFEPTIRDGKLFARGAIDDKGPTMAAFYALKMLKELKMPMKRNVRIIFGTDEESGMSCLKKYREIEHSPVAGFAPDATFPIIHAEKGQINARCNLNFDNETESMTSNDTLISFQAGTRPNMVPESATAVIKDHDQAIEQQFIHFLEKHQLEGEYFHHSGNITLNLKGLSSHSMEPHKGINAGMYLAQFLTTLSLNKKAKAYLSFVNLFFEDHFGKNINIDHEDDITGPLTINPAIFSFEEGSSCFVHLNIRYPVSANFDAIEQKLYTLLEKYHFSFGDIRNKNPHHVDKNTAMIKYLQKAYEEETSEEATLLSSGGNTYASLLPNCVAYGAVFPGKVMTAHQKNEYIEIEDLLKATAIYARAISYLANIE
- a CDS encoding DUF7352 domain-containing protein; translation: MAHYIQKYFLQPQESNIIVVPKDAKLLSAHNLKGEVVIYALINSTLPPTIRYDIRVYGVRHIIPIDLSHYTYLNTVRMLEASVVFHVFFRRIS
- a CDS encoding DUF1292 domain-containing protein — its product is MDFENIRDQITIEDDKGNHKDFNVEALFEMDGQSYALITGDYEALLMRIEEDTHAQYLVGITDPTEREAILEAYEIAVEASPAEKNNE
- a CDS encoding GNAT family N-acetyltransferase encodes the protein MEIITDYKFDDKLRASFFELAYETFGIKFESWYEYGFWTSSYIPVSYVDEGRVVANVSMNTLELIISGKKMKAVQLGTVMTDPLYRNRGLASELVKKVINEHEHFVDIFYLFANKSVLDFYPRFGFKRVDQYQYSMDFCVKNIEYVEIKKLGGSKTELAHLYSLATNRTMISERFGTLHTEGIFMFYCLNVFPNDIYYLVEEDVIIIYHHSGSELEVFDIVSKYKVDVLSILSKIASEQTKRVIFHFTPDFFSSSLKSTVVKDESSVLFVKAKSESLYPEKVYHPITAQA
- a CDS encoding YqeG family HAD IIIA-type phosphatase; this translates as MRYFKPDFLFEHFSGITIKWLKENNITHIFSDLDSTLAAHDQHGTKEFEAWLSQLRENNVQLVILSNNNQSRVDIFTEPYRIVGYGKANKPATSKIQRIMDEVGAKSETSLFLGDQLFTDVWCGKRLKMITALVHPIEPEHEPWNVSLKRKAESVIRRGW
- a CDS encoding DUF2621 domain-containing protein, translating into MPNDLFMWIIVLWSIFLAGTVGIGGFFMFRKFLKRMPKQDGKSILDWQEHYINETRHLWSEDQKEFLNELVEPVPELFRDIAKGTIAGKIGELALKENVDSMTDDIIIKGYISATPKRDHKFLVKKLKEKNIDIKQYESYFQKN
- the copZ gene encoding copper chaperone CopZ, producing the protein MKKEVIQVNGMTCGHCKSAVEGALKSVDGVVSAEVNLEENNVTVQFEDSKVSLDKLKSEIDDQGYDVVS
- a CDS encoding metal-sensing transcriptional repressor, with the protein product MMDDKLNIPLIENNKPGAMRTEDEKKALMQRLKRVEGQVRGIQRMIEEDRYCVDILVQLSAINAALKKVGYHLLEDHTRGCVSHAVANGEGDEAINELMKVIQQFSK
- a CDS encoding heavy metal translocating P-type ATPase, with amino-acid sequence MSTKRLQIPIEGMTCAACSSRIEKVLNKQTGVTASVNLAMEKATVEYEEDTTSPNEIVEKIEKLGYGVKEEKLDLDISGMTCAACSARIEKVLNKHEGVTVANVNLAMERGTISYTPGVTNESSIVERIEKLGFKAKRHEAVQEKEDPKDKSIRKQKFLFIFSMILSLPLFITMVDHFYPEEMLLPHWLMNGYLQWALATPVQFYAGWQFYRGAYKSLRGKSANMDVLVAMGTTAAYVYSVYLVLVGEVYLFFETSAIIITLVLLGKLLEARAKGRTSEAIKKLIGLQPKLATVIQNGQEVQIPIEEVQLDDHVRVRPGEKIPVDGMVIEGHSTVDESMLTGESIPIDKKTGDGVIGATVNKHGTFTFKATKVGKETTLSQIIKVVEEAQGSKAPIQRMVDIISGYFVPAAVVIAVISFVGWYFFAGATFQDALINFTAVLVIACPCALGLATPTSIMVGTGKGAENGILFKGGEHLEKAHKTDTIVLDKTGTITKGEPEVTNVIANDDWEVNSLLALAASVEAHSEHPLGESIVREAKERKLELRPVANFEAIPGHGLRAEYDDSVIFIGTRKLMHKHDIDVSEQEQTLRDLESEGKTAMLISIDNKIAGIVAVADQVKETSLEAVRHLKRMGYQIIMLTGDNERTAKAIAAQVEIDDIFSEILPEDKAEKVKALQKLGKKVIMVGDGINDAPALATADIGMAIGTGTDIAMEASDITLMRGDLRSIPQAIRLSRLTMRNIKQNLFWAFIYNSVGLPIAAFGLLAPWIAGAAMAFSSVSVVSNALRLKRVKM